The following proteins are encoded in a genomic region of bacterium:
- a CDS encoding HigA family addiction module antitoxin, with product MGMKDPPHPGLSVRHDCLEPLGLSVTEAARRLRVSRKQLSDVVNCRSGISPEMAIRLDKAFGGGADTWYRLQAAYDLARARQKVGHIKIERLTAAT from the coding sequence ATGGGCATGAAGGACCCGCCCCATCCCGGGCTGTCCGTGCGGCATGACTGCCTGGAACCGCTCGGTCTCAGCGTTACCGAAGCGGCCAGGAGGCTTCGGGTCAGCCGCAAACAGCTGTCGGACGTAGTCAACTGCCGGTCGGGCATCTCGCCGGAGATGGCGATCCGGCTTGACAAGGCTTTCGGAGGAGGCGCTGACACCTGGTACCGACTCCAGGCAGCCTATGACCTCGCCCGGGCAAGGCAGAAGGTTGGTCACATCAAGATCGAACGTCTCACGGCAGCCACCTAG
- a CDS encoding Sir2 family NAD-dependent protein deacetylase produces the protein MATDQIERAADLLGASSRLLVFTGAGISTESGIPDFRGPDGLWNTVDPEDFTFERYLESAAARRRSWIRWSTSPLRQARPNQGHLATTEVARLGRLAGCVTQNIDGLHRAAGLADELLVEVHGNVWTVRCLRCPAEWPTEKVFDRVEAGEEDPHCPRCGGIIKLTVISFGQAMPAAEMHRGYAMAQAADAVLAVGTTLSVWPAADIPLAAARRGVPFVIVNLGPTDCDGIADLKLETPAGPTMSRLIDLLGR, from the coding sequence ATGGCAACCGACCAGATCGAACGGGCCGCCGACCTGCTGGGAGCGTCGAGCCGCCTGCTGGTCTTCACCGGCGCCGGGATCTCGACCGAGTCCGGGATCCCGGACTTCCGCGGCCCCGACGGCCTGTGGAACACCGTCGACCCCGAAGACTTCACGTTCGAGCGGTACCTGGAGTCCGCAGCCGCCCGCCGCAGGAGCTGGATCAGGTGGTCCACATCACCGCTGCGCCAGGCCAGACCCAACCAGGGGCACCTGGCGACAACCGAGGTGGCGCGGCTGGGCCGGCTGGCGGGCTGCGTGACGCAGAACATCGACGGCCTCCACCGGGCGGCCGGCCTGGCGGATGAGCTGCTGGTCGAGGTGCACGGCAACGTCTGGACCGTCCGCTGCCTGAGGTGCCCGGCCGAATGGCCCACCGAGAAGGTCTTCGACCGGGTGGAAGCCGGTGAGGAGGACCCGCACTGCCCCCGCTGCGGCGGCATCATCAAGCTGACCGTGATCTCGTTCGGCCAGGCCATGCCGGCCGCTGAGATGCACCGCGGGTACGCCATGGCGCAGGCCGCGGACGCGGTCCTGGCGGTGGGCACCACCCTTTCGGTCTGGCCGGCCGCCGACATTCCGCTCGCCGCCGCCCGCCGCGGTGTGCCGTTCGTGATCGTGAACCTCGGCCCGACAGACTGTGACGGGATCGCCGACCTCAAGCTGGAGACTCCCGCCGGCCCCACCATGAGCAGGCTGATCGACCTCCTCGGCCGTTAG
- the moeB gene encoding molybdopterin-synthase adenylyltransferase MoeB: MGASYMDLVAEARSRIREISADQLAALDPSQIILIDVREDPELEQGKIPGAYHIPRGVLEGSIHMVSPPTDQPLVIYCSAGVRSALAASTLQTMGYTNASSLAGGFQEWKARGGPWELPSRLPDDQMQRYDRHIRLPEIGEAGQRKLLESRVLIVGAGGLGSPAALYLAAAGVGTLGLVDHDRVDISNLQRQVLHSTRTVGNPKVESARDTIRALNPDVSVETLDLRLSASNALDILDGYDIIIDGADNFPTRYLINDASLNLRVPVVHGSVFRFEGQVSLFDPAGGPCYRCLFPEPPAPELAPNCEEAGVLGVLPGVVGTLQAAEAIKWLVGVGEGLDGRLLTLDVLNQRFRILRFSRNPDCPSCGDPAAPPPIVDYDQSCRALISAPRSR, translated from the coding sequence ATGGGCGCTTCCTACATGGACCTCGTCGCCGAGGCACGCAGCCGGATCAGGGAGATCTCGGCCGATCAGCTGGCCGCGCTCGACCCCTCCCAGATCATCCTGATCGACGTCCGGGAGGACCCCGAACTGGAGCAGGGCAAGATACCCGGCGCCTACCACATCCCCCGGGGGGTCCTGGAGGGGAGCATCCACATGGTGTCCCCGCCCACCGATCAGCCCTTGGTGATCTACTGCTCGGCGGGAGTCCGCTCGGCGCTGGCGGCATCCACACTCCAGACGATGGGCTATACCAATGCCTCTTCGCTGGCGGGTGGATTCCAGGAGTGGAAGGCCCGCGGCGGTCCCTGGGAATTGCCCAGCCGCCTACCCGACGATCAGATGCAGCGGTACGACCGCCATATCCGGCTTCCGGAGATCGGGGAGGCCGGCCAGCGCAAGCTGCTCGAGTCCCGGGTCTTGATCGTGGGCGCCGGCGGCCTGGGCTCGCCGGCCGCCCTCTACCTGGCCGCCGCGGGCGTGGGAACCCTCGGCCTCGTCGACCATGACAGGGTGGACATCAGCAACCTGCAGCGCCAGGTCCTCCACAGCACCCGGACGGTGGGCAACCCCAAGGTGGAGTCGGCCCGTGACACTATCCGCGCCCTCAACCCGGACGTGTCGGTCGAGACCCTGGACCTGCGCCTGAGCGCCTCCAACGCGCTGGACATCCTGGACGGTTACGACATCATCATCGACGGCGCCGACAACTTCCCCACCCGGTACCTGATCAACGACGCCTCCCTCAACCTGCGCGTCCCGGTCGTGCACGGATCGGTATTCCGCTTCGAGGGGCAGGTCAGCCTGTTCGACCCGGCAGGTGGCCCGTGTTACCGGTGCCTGTTCCCCGAGCCTCCCGCACCCGAGCTGGCGCCCAACTGCGAGGAGGCGGGGGTGCTGGGCGTCCTACCGGGCGTGGTGGGAACCCTGCAGGCCGCCGAGGCCATCAAGTGGCTGGTCGGGGTCGGGGAAGGCCTTGATGGACGGCTGCTCACGCTCGATGTCCTCAACCAGCGGTTCCGCATCCTCCGGTTCAGCCGGAATCCGGACTGCCCCTCCTGCGGCGACCCGGCGGCGCCTCCGCCCATCGTGGACTATGACCAGTCGTGCCGGGCGCTGATCAGCGCGCCCCGAAGCCGCTGA